A genomic region of Gadus macrocephalus chromosome 5, ASM3116895v1 contains the following coding sequences:
- the LOC132457504 gene encoding uncharacterized protein LOC132457504 isoform X3, with translation MAGSLGVLDIERVVIAAVRAALQGVAPPVQSTSATVSTPAVPSASGTSNFATTVTSLRSGEHTLISKEDIEGLLLLGTTLSEVASILRISRPTLYKLMRETGPQFSFLHWTDIFCY, from the exons ATGGCCGGTTCTCTGGGAGTCCTGGACATCGAACGGGTGGTTATTGCAGCTGTACGGGCTGCACTCCAGGGTGTAGCTCCCCCGGTCCAGTCCACGTCAGCAACG GTTTCAACACCAGCGGTGCCCAGTGCCTCAGGCACTTCCAACTTTGCCACCACCGTCACATCACTGAGATCA ggTGAACATACTTTAATCTCCAAAGAAGACATTGAGGGTTTGCTGCTGCTAGGTACAACACTTTCTGAAGTAGCTTCAATCCTGCGGATCTCCAGACCCACATTATACAAGCTCATGCGG GAAACAGGACCCCAGTTCAGCTTTTTACACTGGACAGACATCTTCTGTTACTAA
- the LOC132457504 gene encoding uncharacterized protein LOC132457504 isoform X2, with translation MAGSLGVLDIERVVIAAVRAALQGVAPPVQSTSATVSTPAVPSASGTSNFATTVTSLRSGEHTLISKEDIEGLLLLGNRTPVQLFTLDRHLLLLNYPESAAEERTVDSVSTPLAHYSFCPLNQQDLQELVITVNPLENDGNKGKTLYHRVQEFVLHKIVNM, from the exons ATGGCCGGTTCTCTGGGAGTCCTGGACATCGAACGGGTGGTTATTGCAGCTGTACGGGCTGCACTCCAGGGTGTAGCTCCCCCGGTCCAGTCCACGTCAGCAACG GTTTCAACACCAGCGGTGCCCAGTGCCTCAGGCACTTCCAACTTTGCCACCACCGTCACATCACTGAGATCA ggTGAACATACTTTAATCTCCAAAGAAGACATTGAGGGTTTGCTGCTGCTAG GAAACAGGACCCCAGTTCAGCTTTTTACACTGGACAGACATCTTCTGTTACTAAACTACCCAGAATCAGCAGCTGAGGAAAGAACAGTGGACTCAGTATCAACTCCTCTTGCACATTACTCATTTTGCCCACTTAACCAGCAGGACTTGCAAGAATTGGTTATTACAGTAAACCCACTTGAGAATGACGGTAATAAGGGAAAAACATTGTATCACAGAGTACAGGAATTTGTATTACACAAAattgtaaatatgtaa
- the LOC132457504 gene encoding uncharacterized protein LOC132457504 isoform X1 — translation MAGSLGVLDIERVVIAAVRAALQGVAPPVQSTSATVSTPAVPSASGTSNFATTVTSLRSGEHTLISKEDIEGLLLLGTTLSEVASILRISRPTLYKLMRVYNIRRTKCCNLSDEELDATIWEIKAEHPHVGEVMLNGHLHARNIVVQRRRLRDSVQRVDGAGVESRRTTTIQRRVYTVPCPNYIWHIDGNHKLIRWKLVVHGAMDGYSRMLTFLQCSNNNRAETVMNHFSSAISKHGRPLHIRTDHGGENVQVWEDMSMHRGEHSVLTGSSVHNQRIERFNQDLNRNCSHVFAPIFYELESMEALNVDNDTDLFSLHYVYIPRINRTIDEFKSAFNNHSISSEGNRTPVQLFTLDRHLLLLNYPESAAEERTVDSVSTPLAHYSFCPLNQQDLQELVITVNPLENDGNKGKTLYHRVQEFVLHKIVNM, via the exons ATGGCCGGTTCTCTGGGAGTCCTGGACATCGAACGGGTGGTTATTGCAGCTGTACGGGCTGCACTCCAGGGTGTAGCTCCCCCGGTCCAGTCCACGTCAGCAACG GTTTCAACACCAGCGGTGCCCAGTGCCTCAGGCACTTCCAACTTTGCCACCACCGTCACATCACTGAGATCA ggTGAACATACTTTAATCTCCAAAGAAGACATTGAGGGTTTGCTGCTGCTAGGTACAACACTTTCTGAAGTAGCTTCAATCCTGCGGATCTCCAGACCCACATTATACAAGCTCATGCGGGTATATAACATAAGACGCACAAAATGTTGTAACCTTTCTGATGAGGAGTTGGATGCAACTATATGGGAGATAAAAGCAGAACATCCACATGTAGGAGAAGTTATGCTTAATGGACATTTGCATGCCAGAAACATTGTGGTGCAGCGACGTCGTCTCAGAGACTCCGTTCAACGGGTTGATGGTGCTGGTGTTGAGTCCAGGAGAACAACAACTATACAAAGACGAGTATACACTGTGCCTTGTCCAAACTATATATGGCACATAGATGGAAATCATAAACTGATAAGATGGAAATTAGTTGTACATGGGGCAATGGATGGTTACAGTAGAATGTTAACGTTTCTCCAGTGTTCCAACAACAATCGGGCTGAAACTGTCATGAACCACTTCAGTTCAGCCATCAGCAAACATGGCCGGCCCCTTCATATTAGAACTGATCATGGAGGGGAGAATGTCCAGGTTTGGGAAGACATGAGCATGCACAGAGGTGAACATTCTGTGTTGACTGGAAGCTCTGTACATAACCAGCGAATTGAACGATTCAATCAGGACTTGAACAGAAACTGCAGTCATGTGTTTGCACCCATTTTCTATGAACTAGagtcaatggaggctttgaatgTGGACAATGATACCGATTTATTTTCTCTTCATTATGTGTACATTCCCAGGATCAATCGCACAATAGATGAGTTTAAATCTGCATTTAACAATCATTCAATTTCCTCTGAAGGAAACAGGACCCCAGTTCAGCTTTTTACACTGGACAGACATCTTCTGTTACTAAACTACCCAGAATCAGCAGCTGAGGAAAGAACAGTGGACTCAGTATCAACTCCTCTTGCACATTACTCATTTTGCCCACTTAACCAGCAGGACTTGCAAGAATTGGTTATTACAGTAAACCCACTTGAGAATGACGGTAATAAGGGAAAAACATTGTATCACAGAGTACAGGAATTTGTATTACACAAAattgtaaatatgtaa